The DNA segment TCGGACTTCGCTCCAAGCTCTGTACCAGTTGCAGCAGCAAACCTCAATGGGTGAAGTCTGGGGCATGGCCCGCATCAACCTACGTTGAGAAAAAGGGGCGCTGTTGCGCTGTGCAAGTGGGTGCCAGGGCATGCGACAGAAGCACAGGACTGGGATGTGCGCTACGTAACTGGATCAAGCACCGTTGGCGCGTTCAAGTAAACCTTGAACCAAATGCACATTTCCTGACCTCCCAAGTCGATCTATCCGCTGACAGCAATCGCCCCTTTGCGGTCGTCCACGCTTCTTGCTCCTACGTCGGCTTTGCAGCGATAGTCGCCATTGACTGGAAACGCCTCAAATCACGCTATCAGGCATATAGCAGTCGTTCAACTTGAGCACCAACTGGGCGACTGCCGTTACCTTGACCAGATTCCGAGAAATTCCGACTACAGCGGAAATCTCAATCGATTCAGGAGTTTGCCTCCTGTGACCTGCTTGAAGAAGACGCAATCCAGGCCGAGTGCGCGAGCTTGCTCTTTTCAGCTTGGCCATTGATAGCAAGCTGCGAGGATGCGACCTCGTCGCTCTCAAGGTTTGGGATGTATGCCACGGCTATCAGGTGGCATCGCGCGTTGTCGTCACGCAGCACGTCCAGTGCAGTTCTAGCTCGTGCAGGCCGCTCGTGACGCCTTGCAAGCCTGGGTCAAGCTGGCTGGTCTGAAATCAGAGGACTTCCTGTTTCCAAACGGGCTAAACGAATAGCCCCATCTGGGGACACGGGAGTAAACCCGAATCCTCGATCACAGGGTTGACGAGCTAGGCCTGGACCGCATGGAGTACGGGACGCACTCGATGCGCAGGACAAAGGCGACACTGATCGACCACCGCAGAAAGAACCTGCGTGCTGCCAAGTCACTTCTAGGTCACTCTAAGCTGGAGTCAACAGTGAGGTACCTGGGTATCGAAGTAGACGATGCCCTCGAGAGCTCTGAACAGACGGAGATTTGACGTTGCCATTGACGGCTACCCTGGAAACTGCGGCAGGGTGGACGTCCTCAGCGGCTGCAATGTGGCGCTGAGCCTTCTGCCATAAGCAGTCATTCGAAAATGTCACCCTCTCAAAACAATTCATTTATTCAACAAATGATGTATTATTGATTTATGCAAGAAGCCCAAGTCATCCGCTCCCTCTCCGCCCTGGCCCATGAAGCCCGCCTGCGCGTTTTTCGCGCCCTGGTGGTCGCAGGCCCCGAAGGACTGACACCCAGTGTCTTGGCCGAGCAGTTGGGCATCGCTCCCAATGCGTTGTCCTTCCATCTCAAAGAGTTGTCCCATGCCGAGCTGGTGAGTCAGGAGCGTCAGGGCCGCAACGTGCTGTACCGGGCGGCGTTCCCTGCGATGAACGACCTCTTGGCCTACCTCACCGAAAACTGCTGCCAGGGCGCTGTGTGCACTCCGGCAGATGCCTCTTCCTGCAACTGCTAACGGAGCACACGATGAAACGCTTTCACGTCCACATGCATGTCGATGATCTGGCCAAGAACATCGCCTTCTACTCCCAGCTCTTTGGTGCAGAACCTGCCCGCGTGGAAAGCGATTACGCCAAGTGGATGATCGATGAGCCCCGGGTGAACTTCGCCATCTCGACCCGTGGCAACAAGCCTGGACTGGACCATCTGGGCTTCCAGGTGGATGAAGCTCAGGAGTTGGCAGAGCTCAAGGCACGCGCCGAATCTGCTGACATGGCGCTGCTGGATGAGGGCACTACCACCTGCTGCTACGCCCGCAGCGACAAGCACTGGATCACCGACCCCCAAGGCATCGCCTGGGAGCACTTTCATTCCCTTGAAAACATCCCTGTGTTCAATGAAGCGGCGCAGTCGGCGCCCAAGGCCAGCGCCTGCTGTACTCCTGCCGCAGCGGCCCCAACCACCGCGTCTTCATGCTGTGCACCCCAAACCCAAACTTCCAACTCCAAGTCTTGCTGCTGAGGCTTTATGACCAACACTACAACGCCCCTGAACGTTCTGTTTCTGTGCACCCACAACTCGGCGCGCAGCATCCTGGCGGAAGCCTTGCTCAACGATATGGGCCGGGGGCGCTTTAAGGCCTACTCGGCTGGAAGCAGCCCACGAGCCTACCAGCA comes from the Comamonas terrigena NBRC 13299 genome and includes:
- a CDS encoding ArsR/SmtB family transcription factor; this encodes MQEAQVIRSLSALAHEARLRVFRALVVAGPEGLTPSVLAEQLGIAPNALSFHLKELSHAELVSQERQGRNVLYRAAFPAMNDLLAYLTENCCQGAVCTPADASSCNC
- a CDS encoding ArsI/CadI family heavy metal resistance metalloenzyme translates to MKRFHVHMHVDDLAKNIAFYSQLFGAEPARVESDYAKWMIDEPRVNFAISTRGNKPGLDHLGFQVDEAQELAELKARAESADMALLDEGTTTCCYARSDKHWITDPQGIAWEHFHSLENIPVFNEAAQSAPKASACCTPAAAAPTTASSCCAPQTQTSNSKSCC